The proteins below come from a single Branchiostoma floridae strain S238N-H82 chromosome 5, Bfl_VNyyK, whole genome shotgun sequence genomic window:
- the LOC118415574 gene encoding uncharacterized protein LOC118415574 has protein sequence MSETYVRHTTTLTLSEVVVQNKLLKELSSKLAENEIEELKFLVIDVFPKTELSRIYKGLALFVCQLGFLEKLLQIIGREDLVKIMEDTYKDDATWRTNQPLFLNEHPTPYRTLLYELGKEMKEDDMEIVKFMFKEDLGESILEKVRSPFDLLETLEDHGKIGPPNNVGKLEEAMKMAGRDDLVIKLKEFSSKSDDAARLARRRKDTPWVSKSPFVASNQPQVVEEEEEEEEDEEGAAASSNSDSKRRLSTIPENGPKRAVLAGNMGAVPEETREQDQEDTGNRSCDKTSPKDIPTTTSGKKKSSKFCVLL, from the exons ATGTCGGAAACGTATGTGCGGCACACCACTACCTTAACTTTATCTGAAGTCGTTGTGCAGAATAAGCTTTTAAAAGAACTTTCGAGTAAGTTGGCGGAGAATGAAATTGAAGAGCTGAAGTTTCTTGTAATCGACGTCTTCCCAAAGACAGAACTGTCTCGAATCTACAAGGGGTTAGCCCTCTTTGTGTGTCAGCTGGGCTTCCTGGAAAAATTGCTCCAAATCATAGGGAGAGAGGACTTGGTAAAAATTATGGAGGACACCTACAAGGACGATGCAACATGGCGGACAAATCAACCTCTGTTCTTGAATGAGCATCCTACACCGTATAGGACTCTTCTGTACGAGTTGGggaaagaaatgaaagaagACGACATGGAAATCGTCAAGTTCATGTTCAAGGAGGACCTGGGAGAAAGTATCTTAGAGAAAGTGAGGAGTCCGTTTGACTTGTTGGAGACCCTGGAGGATCACGGGAAAATCGGGCCTCCCAACAACGTGGGTAAACTTGAGGAAGCAATGAAGATGGCGGGGAGAGACGATCTGGTCATCAAACTCAAAGAGTTCTCTTCTAAAA GTGATGACGCTGCTAGACTGGCCAGGAGGCGGAAGGATACACCGTGGGTCAGTAAGTCGCCGTTTGTAGCCTCCAATCAGCCGCAAGTGgtggaggaagaagaagaagaggaagaagacgaAGAG GGAGCAGCAGCCTCTTCAAACAGCGACAGCAAACGCCGCCTCTCCACTATTCCCGAAAACGGCCCCAAACGTGCTGTCCTGGCCGGAAACATGGGCGCCGTCCCAGAAGAAACTAGGGAACAAGACCAAGAGGACACAGGCAACCGTTCTTGTGATAAAACTTCTCCAAAGGACATTCCAACGACCACATCAGGAAAGAAGAAATCCTCAAAATTTTGCGTGCTCTTATAA
- the LOC118415575 gene encoding MAP7 domain-containing protein 1-like, which translates to MIGLMLVTTGVLQDLMTRSINVLLRSVAVSAQTVRPKTIACKTDMRSGSDVAAESETKPESRESLNGPGACAPTGEAPQTSVAGKSASPADVVGRPAPANLPRPSSSVPTPAPSADGRDGQGSADKSGARKKVTFAPSTDDLDAQPSADKSGAKKKVTFAPSTDGQDAQRQNNKSGARKKETFGGMKSGFLSGGTAGGTKLKAKEAQKVGKMRRGGRKSRESAKSREAAKSREKKKSYEKKAAEQARLEQEAAQRYEAYAMASMLTTWPNVRIGTGVSAAGYPLTPNLVFRAPVDAPEQTG; encoded by the exons ATGATAGGCTTGATGTTAGTGACCACTGGGGTACTCCAGGACTTAATGACGAGGTCTATCAACGTCCTGCTGAGGTCAG TCGCAGTGTCAGCGCAGACTGTCAGGCCCAAGACTATTGCGTGCAAGACAGACATGCGCAGTGGCTCTGACGTGGCTGCTGAGTCCGAGACGAAGCCGGAGAGTCGCGAGAGTCTAAATGGACCAGGCGCATGCGCACCTACGGGTGAGGCCCCACAGACCAGTGTAGCAGGGAAGTCCGCATCACCGGCAGATGTTGTAG GGCGACCTGCACCGGCCAACCTGCCCCGTCCAAGCTCCTCGGTGCCTACCCCTGCACCGTCTGCAGACGGCCGGGATGGACAGGGTTCAGCTGACAAGAGTGGTGCGAGGAAGAAGGTGACATTCGCACCGTCTACAGACGACCTGGATGCTCAGCCTTCAGCTGACAAGAGTGGTGCTAAGAAGAAGGTAACCTTCGCACCGTCTACAGATGGTCAGGATGCACAGCGTCAAAACAACAAGAGTGGTGCCAGAAAGAAGGAAACCTTTGGCGGGATGAAGTCCGGGTTTCTGTCTGGTGGCACAGCCGGCGGAACAAAGCTGAAGGCGAAGGAAGCGCAGAAAGTGGGGAAGATGAGAAGAGGAGGCAGAAAGTCTCGGGAGTCGGCCAAGTCTCGGGAGGCGGCAAAGTCTCGGGAGAAGAAAAAGTCTTACGAGAAGAAGGCGGCTGAGCAGGCCCGGTTGGAGCAGGAGGCGGCGCAGAGGTATGAAGCGTACGCGATGGCGAGCATGCTGACCACCTGGCCGAACGTACGGATCGGCACCGGCGTGTCTGCGGCAGGGTACCCGCTGACGCCGAACCTGGTGTTCCGTGCGCCGGTGGATGCACCCGAGCAGACCGGCTGA